The region TCCTTGACTCATCACAGCTCTTAGAAACGTCTataaaacatctgtttgtgtCAGATGTGAAAAGTCAAAAGCCCATGTTAAATGTTAATGCATCATAATGCATCATATCGATGCAGCtagtttttcttatttttatatgCCCCATTTTTATAtgcccatatatatatatatatatatatatactgtatatgtgtgtgtgtgtgtgtgtgtgtataaaataatttatataattttatatatatatataaaattataaATTGCCATTATACCAATCCATAGCAATatcaaatgaaatgttttttgtAGAGTGCAGTTTATACTCAGTTGATATACAACATGAGCTTTACATGGACAGAGGATGCATATGTGTACATGTgtatacatacagtatacagtatgtgtgtgtatctgttaATGACCACATACAGAAGTGTAGATGTACCACTTTTCAAAATCCTTGAAAAATGATAGGTTTCAAGGTTTCAGGCACCTTTGCGCATATAGGCCTGGTTTTACTCCACTAATAATGTAGATTTCCACAAAAGGAGTTAGATAAGTGAGGTGATGTGAGGCACCTTGAAATGAATTTTACAAAATTTGTGTTTTGCTGTATTTAGTTTGTCCTTCTGATTTATAGGTACCTGGGGGTAGTAGTAACGACAGATGCTGTGTGACTAAAAGCTGCATTTGGGCAGGTGCATTGTGTCTAGATGTGCTTTATGCTTTAGTCTGCGCCTGTCATTCCCATAATCCTTCCTCCTTTCCAGTGCATCATcgttctctttcctctcccacCATTGCTCCCTGAACTCCCGTCTTCCTGCAGCAAAAGGCAATGAGAGGTTGTCGACTTTGCTcaaggatgaagaggaggagccagtgCAGTCCAGCCTGTCTGCAACAGAGGGCCAAGGCTATCCATCCTGGAGTGGGGAGCCTGGAAACAGGAACTTCCATTAGATGTCCTCTTTGAAAACAGAACCTGAAAAGGAAGTGAGATGTGACGTACTGATATTATACCGTGGAGGAATTGAAGCTgccaatttttttttctaaaactaGATCTTCTTTTTAACACTGATTTAAAACAATGTTATGCATATAgagaccacccagatcattcgcatgctaatggtcctcaagggctatattttcaagctctgtccccagcgagttcaaaactgtagaagccttctggatagaaggtgaaacatcttcaagagaagaaaaacagtccagttgacacagaaaacttaccttggataaTTAATTACTAGTTGGATTTACAACATCACAAAAGGTTAACCAAAATTATTTTAACTTCTGTAAACACATATACAGTTTTATTGGATCACCATAATTGCGATCTGAGTACTTTACATAATCATAATTTTATACAACTGTAGTTCCATGCATGTTATACTCAGCCTTTGTTCTATAAAGGAGTTCAAGAATCTCACAAAACACCATACAACTCAAAGAAAAATCCTTGTTTGTGAACATTGCAATGAGCACAAACATCTATGAAGTCATGAATGTGTTTGTACTCTCCATAAGATAGTTCAGTGTGTGCTAACATTATGTGCCTAAATGTACTCATAAATAAGTACCAATAATAAAGATGATAGCATGATCTGACTGTCTTTCTAGCACAGCATCAAACCGTGGTAGGTCAGGTTGGTAGACCCCTCCACAGCCACATCGCCAGTCCTGAAAGCAGCAGTGACACAGACGTAAAGATGTGGATATTGCTTAAATATAATTCATCTTCAATCTTCAGTGACAAATTATTTGGTTGGTATTCAAACCTTTGAAGAAGAAGGTTTCCCATCAGATACGGGCAACAGCATCAAAACTGGTGTTACAGCGACCTACGAAGGAGCTGGACATAAGAAACACTCAAGTGCTCACTTTAGATGCCACGATTGGCTCTTTAACGTAGGGAGTAAGGGAGTGCCAAACGTTGAAATAGTTTTTGTTCATAATGTCAATCATAAATTAATTACAAAATATGAATAGATTAGACCTATTATATCAATCTACATTCAATATCCCAAAATTATTCTGACATTATTCAGGCTGTAATTTAAGCACTTTTGTCCTTTGCTGTGACCACCATGCCTCACCAGACAGATACTACCAGACAGGTGATGAGCAACTTCTGGGTTCACCAAACACCAAACTGACCTCCGGACAAGACATACAACTTGTAAACGTCACCAGCTGACTACTGAGCTtacacacagagacaaacacattCACAGTCACGCATAGGAAAGGTTGCCGATGCACTAGTCCTTCAAATGCAGGTTCCCATTCTCTGGGAAttcaaggagaggagaggagaggagaggagaggagaggagaggagaggagaggagaggagaggagaggagaggagaggagaggagaggagaggagaggaagccatgacccagtggggtgacagaggcctatcaggtgatcatgtttccggaccccggcagccttggcctatggCTGCATAAATAAGATGTTAACcgaatgattagacgaccccctaagtatgatcatttgtctgtctatgatagtaactggaactacagaattagtaacaataagctttttcaaagaggtaggttttaagtctgatcttaaaagtagcgatggagtcagcctcccgtacctggacagggagctggttccatagcaggggggcctggtagctaaatgctcggccccccattctactcctagaaactctgggaaccacaagtagaccagcattctgagagcggagcggtctattgggctggtaaggtgtcactagttcctccaggtaggatggagctaggcctctgaggaccttgtaggtcaaaagaagggttttaaaaattattctaaatttaacgggcagccaatgaagagacatcattacaggagttatgtgatctcttttgtcaatacctgtcagaactctggctgcagcattttggatcaagtGGAGGCTTctgaaagagttgtttggacaccctgataataaagagttacagtagtccagcctggaagtaacaaatgcatggactaacttttcagcatcatgctgcatcagtagcttcctgatctttgtgatgttcctaaggtgaaaaaaggcacttctagagactaatttaatgtgtgagttgaaggagagattttgatcaaaatttACCCCTAGAtttctcacagagagactagatgttaatgagataccatctagagtgatcatgtgatctaatctatccctgagaggttcaggaccaaacaccatgacctcagtttttcctgagttaaggaggaggaaatttgaggacatccaagactttatgtctttaagacaggtctgaaccTTGCATATCCGGTTGATGATTTGCTATTTTTCATTGAATGGGGATGTAATGTTTAATATTACTGATAGAGCAGGACGTTTAGTTGGAAAGgcacctggacaggaagtgggttgAACTAAAGAAGGAAGTATCTGAACGGTATGTATGTGCAGGCTGGATGTGAATAAAAAGCAGACTCAACCCCTTAAAATGAAAAGGCAGAGATCGAATGTGGAACCTCAAGTAAGAGATGGTCTACAATACGCTACGGCTCCTCAACTTTGATATAATGCAAAATCATCCTAAACTataattttaacatttaaatcaaGCACAATTATGCTTAATCTTAAGTATGTCAGAATCTTTTGTAATGAATGAAGGTGGGTTGTGCGTACACCCCCGGGTGTCGCTGTAATCAAGCAGTTGTTAAgcgtgttgtgttgtttttaaaaggaaacccGAATTTTGTGCAGCGAGAGCAGAGGATGATGTCGGAGATGATTTACAGCAGCGACCCCAGATGGCCACGAGCGGACGTAGAAGAGGAAGCTTTCTTGTCGAATTATTTCAAATACtacaaaaagatttaaaaacgttatttttaaatttggatttctttttcttttttggaagatCTTGGATCTTTGGAAGACCCATGCTCAGGGCCTCAGCAATTCGGAGGAcaaaattattattatctttCTTTGGCCCGTTTAATTTTCGTTAAAATCCGTCAAAATCCGGGTTATTTGTTAACAAACGTGAACTGTCACTTAAGGGCTGATAATAACGATGATGCAAAGCAACAAACAAGCaagtttaaaaacaaataaacaaaaaaacaggggGCCAACATCCTTGTATAACTTTGACAGTTTAAACAGCGCACAGAACCAACGGGGACGCGTGTTTGTTTAGTGACGTCAATCACCGTCAGCCTGTGAAACCGGACTTCACCTGCGCTCGTACCTGAACGCTTCACCTGCGCCCGTTCCTGAACGCATCACCTGCGCTTGTTCCTGAACGCTTCACCTGCGCTCGTACCTGAACGCTTCACCTGCGCTCGTACCTGCATGTCTCAACGTTTAGCTTTTAGGATATATAGGCGGAAAGGCTACACAGTAAAATATACAGATTGTCCAGAAGACATAAAATGAGGATTTCTAATCTTAAATGTGGATTGGTGCTAATTGCTTTAACGTGTTTTCCTATGGTGATTTGGATTGTACGAATTCCCAGGGATAAAGGTAACATATAGATCTAATCTCTGGAAAACTCCAGCACAGAGGAACTTGACCACCTTAAAATGCGGGTGTGCGAAACATGTTATTTCCACTGTTTCTTTAAACGCTCACTACAAACGGGCTTTACCGCTTCATGCAGTGTTCATGTTCAAAGCCATTTTATTGCGGACCAACAGTTGGTAGAAGAGTGAGGTCTTGACAAGAAATTTGCTTGACAGAGCAACATAATCCTTCCGGTCACtgtgcgtccgtgtgtgtgtgtgtgtgtgtgtgtgtgtgtgagagagagagattgggGGGGGTGTCCTGATGTTCGCCCGAGGGCCTTGGTATACAGGTGCTTTGCATGCTCTGGTGcaattgttttctcttttttatgtttattttttctctcttttttcttaaTTCCATTTCCTGTCTAGTAGTGGTTTTCCTGTAtttcctgtgtgagtgtgtgagtgagtgagtgagtgagtgagtgagtgagtgagtgagtgagtgagtgagtgaggtcGCAACAAGTCCAATATGTTGTGACCCACTGTCGCAAAACTCTTGATTTTCATGTTGCTTGACCTGCATGAATTATTTCAATCCTACTCTGTATATGGGCTACAGCTCGTTGGCTGCATATCTGATTAAATGTTTGATCTCTACTTTTATTTGCATACATATTCATTGTATTGAAGCATTTTTATAAAACTTGAACCAGAACAGCAGTTATAGGTGGTAGTCGTTCACTCTTACAAGCCCATATTATGGCCTTCATTTTCTTCTATTTACCCATGTGCATGTTTATAGTTGTCCAACGGTGCTCAACGATGTGACAGCTTTATGACATTGCAGTGACTTGAGGACTGATGCTGTCTGTGGACAAAAGACAAAGCACCGAGTGAATATAGAAGCCATTTGGGAGCACCCTTACTTAACCATACATACCAGTGTCTGTTCAGGCTGACAATATTCATGTTTTCTGCCTCGCAACTTCTATATTTTAATCAGGTAGTAAATCTAAAGTACTGCAGACAAGTGCTTCCCTGTTGTTGCTGTCTGACTGAATGGTGCACTTGTCATcattttagggttagggttagggttagccaaacCCAACTGTTTACAGTGTATTTAACTGTATCATTTATAAAATGAATGAGTGGGATCTAGACCGCGACACAAATTCAGAGTCTCTTGTTTGCCATAGATTCAACAGCTGTTGGTACAGCAAGATGGACAGACTTGCAAAATCTGTATGGACATCTGCATTTGGCTAAGAAGATGGAAGCAGAGGTCAGCAGAGACCTCCGGGCTGTGCTACAACAGCTGAACAGCATTTGTCAACCTGTCAACAACATCAGGGTTTTACCACAGAATGTTGCCGTCTCTGCTTTAAAGGGTAAGATGGAGCAACTGGCTCTTCACATTTCattgacgtgtgtgtgtatctatgaATGTGATCTAATGTGTTGGACTGAATTTTGTCCTTTGATGTAGTTATGTATTTACGTTTGCTGTGAATTTAAAAAGAGATGCAGCAGGTTCTCCAGAGGCCAAACATTCACCACTACCTGCCCCACCTCAGACAGAATTTGGACAGCCTCTCCCCAAATGTAGTCCTGGGTCAGGGAAGGCATGGAGGTGAGCGAATCAACACAAGCCCAAATACACGTGCTGATATGTAAGGTTTACATAAATACCTTGATGCAAGCATTTCCCTTCAACTGAATTAATAAAATCAATGTGGGGAAACTGAAGGAACAGCTAATTGTCATTGTCCACACCTGTGTTTCTATGTGCTCCTTCCTCAGTGTTCCTGGTGATGGGCATTCCTACAGTCAAACGGGAAAAGCAGAGCTACCTGATGAATACACTCAGTTCATTACTGTTCAGCCTGACTCAGGCACATCGCCAACATCTGCTTATTATTGTCTTCGTTGCTGAGGttactcccacacacacacacacacacacgcacacacacacacacacacacacacagacacacacagacacacacataaaatagGGCTTTCATTTTCAATAGGATACGCTAGCAGAACCAGACCTAGGGGAAGCTAGCATATGATAGCATAGCAGTGACCAGGCTGAGCTATGCAGAACAGTGGTTGTGACAGagcaccccctccctccccgtaGGTGCTTCATAAGCCTCAATTAATGTTGACTGGAACTATGAGTTAGCAGTTAGCCTCTAGACACATTTCCACAGTGCTCCGTACGATCCGTACGAAGCTTTTCACAGTTCTGTGGAGTTTTGCCCATTTTAGATCAGGTGTCTCTCAAAGCTTCTTCAAAGTTCTGCCCCAGTAAAACACGGTTGTCAGATTTTAGTTTTCTGCCTTTGTGAGTACACCGGAATGATCTGGGTGTGTTGAAATTTCTAAAAGGATTTGAGTTAAGTCATGTTGTCTTAATGTTAGTTTTAAATCCAACATCCATTTGCCGTGCATCACAAACTTCCTGCCtgacagacttttttttttattgacacAGACAGACTCAGAATACGTGCACAGCACAGCAGAGACCATTAAGAAGCAGTAAGTCAATACTGAGTCCTTCCCATCCCAGTTTAAAAGGTCAGCCGCACATGTTGTTCATGTTATTGGTTCCTGGTgtgaaataaaatgtaaagattAAGATAGTCTGTAAAGATGCAAGTGTTTGACGCGCATCAAGTCTGTTTGTTTAACAGCGACCTTTGCTTCTGAATGATCAGGAACTCCTCTGCGGCAAATTAGCATTTAGGCTTAATGAAGGAGAAAAGCAAGACAGGTGGCCTCCAGacattcctttctttttttttatcaagaaCTAAACATCCACTCACAACAGTTTAAAGTGGCCCAGGCTTCAGGTAGATGTTAAGCTTCAGTGATACTTAGGATGTAATGTAAAGACACATGTAAAGCCGCTTAAAAACGGTGAAGGAACATCGGAACACATAATTAGTCTTCATTTTATGGTTGATTTGACCCTCTTCCGCTCCCGTTCCTGTCTCCCTGTGTTCCGCTGTTTATGATGTGTACTGATGAAAATAACCAGTTCTTCCTCTGGAGTTTTCCAGATGATGTGCAGTCTGGGCTACTGGAAGtggtctctccctcccctcattACTACCCAGACTTCAGCACCATCAAAGAGAGCTTAGGAGACTCCAAGGACAGAGTCAGGTACATCTCCCACCTCTTACTGGTTACTTGAAATTCCACACGTTCATTTGGACACATGAATGCACTGGATCATTGGaaaaattaaaacctttttcaAGAATTAGTAAGAAAATATAGACAAATACTGCAAGGTAATACGAGTCCattcatcctctctgtcccactataaccagttacTCTCATCACTTCTACCATTGCACTCACAGTTTTTGACCCAGTTTTTGTTGGTCTTCAGGTGGAGAACAAAGCAGAATCTGGACTTCAGCTACCTCATGCATTATGCTCAGGACAAAGGAAGCTATTATATTCAGGTTGGCTCATCACAGTCCACAGTCACCTCACCAAATATATTTTAGCAATGAGCATGAGATGTAGTGTTGATTGAAGAGGAATGTGTGAGAAAACTAAAGGATATTAAACCAATCAAATACTGaccaaaacacagcaaaatgCTTTCCCCAGCAATTTGGGTCTTTACAGGACCTCATTTAAAATATCCATCGTACCATATTGGAATTAAGGGGgaaattaaaacatttgaaaagtGAGTGTTTGTCTTTCCAGTTAGAAGATGATGTTATTGCAAAATCAGGGTACTACGATGAAATTAAGGCTTTCACCGCTCAGGAGGCTTCTAAAGATTGGCTGTTCCTGGAGTTCTCCCAGCTAGGATTCATAGGTGTGTATGTACCTTCCatagaattattttttgtttcattagGTACAGACATGATTTCGTAGCTGAGTTCTGGTGCACCAGTCAGTTACCAAATGTACATCACCTGGACACAATGTAGCACTCTAATGTACCATTTGTTGGATTAACATTATGTAATAAAAGGAAGGATTTCTGAGTTCAccttgtttttccctctgaaaaGATGTAATAGAATGggatttttgatttatttattctcatttttcttcatatatactgtatttgcTATGTtacaatcaatctttatttatataacgtcttttacaatcaaaattgtttcaaggcgctttccagaatcccagggcctaaccccagacaagcaacagtggcaaggaaaaactcccctttaacaggaagaaaccttgagcaggaccaggctaatgtggggggaccctcctgctgatgggggggctgagTAGAGAGataggagagggagaggagaggagaggagaggagaggagaggagagaagagaagagaagagaagagaagagaagagaagagaagagaagagaagagaagagaagagaagagaagagaagagaagagaagagaagagagagaagaggagaggagaggagaggagaggggaggggagaggaaaggggagaagagaggagaggagaggagaggagaggagaggagaggagaggagaggagaggagaggagaggagaggagaggagaggaaaccatgaccctaTGTTAATGCATATCAGATCATAGCAGACTTCTAGTCATGCAgaattaattattatttaacaCACTGTACATGTGGCTACTATGGAAATGTTGTTGCTTAAATGCTTTACTTATACTATGGTTGTCCTTTTGTTCAAATTTGATCTTTTAATTTCATGGCGATTCCATTCTGTCCACTCAAACTTCATGCTGAAGAGTTGAGGGACAGCTAGAGCGAAACTTCAGTCTGCGAGAGCAATTGAATTCATTGATGTTTGAGAGTCTCTCAAAGGTGAAACCCCAGATATTTTAGTACCAACAAAATCTGACCTCCCCTCAACTCTGGGACTGTCAAACTGTCAAATGTTggcctttttcattttatttaccAATCACTACAGTATTTCTAATGCCTCTGATGTTATACAGCAAATCATGAGTTTGCTTTAGATTTCTTGAAATCTTGCCAAGAATGTCCAGAATTTGAGCTTTGTGCCTTGAATGAGATGTCTGATGAAGGTGATTGCTAGTTAATGAGGGTGTATTCTTTGTTGTCAGAAACACTGTCCATAAGACACATGTGATGTGACCTGCAGGCAAAATGTTCCGGACCAGTGACCTCCATATGATCTCAGAATTCTTCCTTATGTtccacaaagacaaaccggtGGACTGGCTCTTAGATCACATCCTCTGGGTGAAGACTTGCAACCCAGAAAAAAATGCAGTAAGTCGGTGGTAAAGTCCTTGGATGGTCTACACAACATTTTACATTCTATTAGCTCAAAACACGTTTGGTACAACTGGAAAAATTGTTTTTTCATGAATATGAGACATAAATTAGACAGCTAGAGggtaaaaaaggcaaaaaagaaacCAGGTTTTttgtttatgtatttgtagcttCAGTTTCAGATTTAGAtccctttatttgtcccacacggtgAAATTTACAGCATAACAGCACAAAAAGCAcgcagaatttaaaaaaaataagaatagaaaatatattttaaaagaatGAACATATACGTATATaataatgtgtatatatatatgtataatgtgtgtgtgtatatatactgtatatatatataatccaagataaatggataatcagcctttttgtatacctgtacatagtacggagggtgtatacaatatacatatcagaatatataatattcagtgtgcTGGCGGGTATTATTCTTGATTATCTTGGAGTTCATGTGAAAGGAGCCTTGTGTTATCTCACCTAGAAACACTGTAATGACCAGAAGGCCTTGCTAAAACGCCAGTACAAGCCCTCCCTGTTTCAGCATGTCGGCCTCCATTCCTCTCTGCTTGGGAAGATACAGCCTCTGAAGGTGAGAGCAGCctcaccacagcagcaggaaagaaGACTGTCAATCCAATGTAGCTGAGAAATGCACAGTGGGCAGGACAATCAGCAATTAATAGTCTAGAGGTCAAAACCAATAAGCCAAGAGTTTGAGGACTCAAGGTGATAAGAATGAGGGCAAAGTGTCACCACACTGGCATTGTGGTAACTGGAGAGAGTCACAGTGTTTGCATGGTTTATCAATAACTAGGGAGCAATAAAGAGGCAAAGAGAACACAACCAAAGGTAGAAGGCATAAGGCAGGAaccacgagagagagagaatatggAGAGAGAGCAAACACGGTTGAAAAAGGATGATAAAGTGTTTGAAAGATCTGTTCTGTGAGTGGTTAAAGCTTGAACAGCATGTGTTGTGTTAGTGAAACATTAATCATTTGTTTTGCCCACCTCATTGGCGTGGTTTGGAGTTAGAGAAACATCTCCAGGAATTGTAACACCTGCTACGGGAGGGGGGAATGTTAGGACCTCAAagaggacacagagagagaaacatccCATAGCTTAAGGGAGTCTTGTCAACATGACGTGTTCTAGTTGTTTAGCACTGCTGTATAAGAAACAAATGATTCGATGTTTAAGGAAATGTTAAAATGTAACATTGAGGAAGAGCATCAACCAATCTGAAAAACTGCTTAAACAGTATAATGGAATACTATAAATATTCTATCTCATATTGTTTTTGAATGTTATGGCCAtaattgattaaaaaataaaataaacatagGAGTCTTTCATACTAGTCAGTGCGTTGATTTACTTTAATTTTTCAATAGAATTCAAAGGCGTTTTATTActaaaatacagcaaaaataTTGATGAATTTTACTGATTAAAGGAATCACAAGTCTGGATCTACACCACAAATATGTGGCTTGCAGAGTTAAATTTTGCAGAGTTAAAAAGAGATAATGTGCCAATCTTGAAACAGACATCCAAGATGTTATTCAGAAGAAGGTGATTTTaatgctgtgcatgtgtgtcgcTCCTCCAGGATAAGGCCTTTGAGACTTCAAAACTCTATCAGGCCCATAATAACCCAGCAgcggagctgagcagcagcctgacacaCTACCAGCAGCACAGCCTGGAGAGGGCCTACAAAGGAGTGGACTTCTTCTGGGCATTAACGCCATCTCAGAATGACTACATACTTTTCAAATTCCTACAACCAATTCACATTTCTGGGTGTGTTGCATCATTGCAAATTAACCCAAACAATATTAAGAAATTTGGTATTCAAACTTCCTCGGCAACAAATGCCTTAAACAAACTTGGCCGAGAGCCTTCAGTGTGAaggaccagcagctccagactcTCTGAGGAAACCTCATTATCACTTCAGATGGTTATGAAGTGAGAAGGTGAAGGAAACTCCATCATTGCTGACTCTCCTCATGTCTTCCATATTCCAGATATCTGTTTCGCAGTGGGAATATCGAGACCAGTACCGACAAGTTCCATAACACCACTGTGGAAGTTCTCCCCAGAAACGTGAGTAAGCGTCCTCTCTGTACTCTTTAGTTTGGTGATCATCTCAGAGCAATGTTCTGTAGATATGGAGAAGGAACCATACTGTGTGTTGTGTATTGAACTGACTTGCAAATAGCATTGTTaacctgattttatttttattcaaaacacaacagacaggaaAATTAGAAGCTATTAGGCAGCTGCTaacatttgaatgttttgggagggttttttttggtagCTTTACAGTGAGCATTCTGAGTGAGGAAAAACCTGTCTTTGTGTTCTTATTCCTTCAGGCATCAGTGAGACAGAAATTCCTGACTAGCCTGCCTTCTGCATACAAAGAATCAGATAACGGCTTTATTATCGTCGGTAAACAAACCCATTTAGCAAACACAGCGCACTTTTACACGCAAGTGCTGGGAAAGATATGAATATGAGGCCTGAAGCTATGAAGAACTGGTACAGCAGCTGTtgggaaacaaaaagaaagtcTTCAACAGCTGGAAACAGGCACCAAACTG is a window of Takifugu rubripes chromosome 14, fTakRub1.2, whole genome shotgun sequence DNA encoding:
- the LOC101062586 gene encoding alpha-1,3-mannosyl-glycoprotein 4-beta-N-acetylglucosaminyltransferase B-like isoform X2, giving the protein MRISNLKCGLVLIALTCFPMVIWIVRIPRDKDSTAVGTARWTDLQNLYGHLHLAKKMEAEVSRDLRAVLQQLNSICQPVNNIRVLPQNVAVSALKEMQQVLQRPNIHHYLPHLRQNLDSLSPNVVLGQGRHGVFLVMGIPTVKREKQSYLMNTLSSLLFSLTQAHRQHLLIIVFVAETDSEYVHSTAETIKKHFPDDVQSGLLEVVSPSPHYYPDFSTIKESLGDSKDRVRWRTKQNLDFSYLMHYAQDKGSYYIQLEDDVIAKSGYYDEIKAFTAQEASKDWLFLEFSQLGFIGKMFRTSDLHMISEFFLMFHKDKPVDWLLDHILWVKTCNPEKNAKHCNDQKALLKRQYKPSLFQHVGLHSSLLGKIQPLKDKAFETSKLYQAHNNPAAELSSSLTHYQQHSLERAYKGVDFFWALTPSQNDYILFKFLQPIHISGYLFRSGNIETSTDKFHNTTVEVLPRNVPLPVGWLKGRLKTCCNRSVQYAWCSSLMRMSGRS
- the LOC101062586 gene encoding alpha-1,3-mannosyl-glycoprotein 4-beta-N-acetylglucosaminyltransferase B-like isoform X1 — translated: MRISNLKCGLVLIALTCFPMVIWIVRIPRDKDSTAVGTARWTDLQNLYGHLHLAKKMEAEVSRDLRAVLQQLNSICQPVNNIRVLPQNVAVSALKEMQQVLQRPNIHHYLPHLRQNLDSLSPNVVLGQGRHGVFLVMGIPTVKREKQSYLMNTLSSLLFSLTQAHRQHLLIIVFVAETDSEYVHSTAETIKKHFPDDVQSGLLEVVSPSPHYYPDFSTIKESLGDSKDRVRWRTKQNLDFSYLMHYAQDKGSYYIQLEDDVIAKSGYYDEIKAFTAQEASKDWLFLEFSQLGFIGKMFRTSDLHMISEFFLMFHKDKPVDWLLDHILWVKTCNPEKNAKHCNDQKALLKRQYKPSLFQHVGLHSSLLGKIQPLKDKAFETSKLYQAHNNPAAELSSSLTHYQQHSLERAYKGVDFFWALTPSQNDYILFKFLQPIHISGYLFRSGNIETSTDKFHNTTVEVLPRNASVRQKFLTSLPSAYKESDNGFIIVGAFASGLAEGAIEDVLQPICAIRLVFQSDADVWAILSEISIKV